A window of Phenylobacterium sp. NIBR 498073 genomic DNA:
TCCGGCGAGGCGTGCTGGTTCCATCGCACCCGGCCCGACAGGCAGGCAAAGGCAGGCAAGTGACGACCTTCACGGACAAGGAACTCGATGCGATCACCGACGTCCTGAAGGCGCTGGCCCACGACGTCCGGCTGAAGCTCATGCGGACGCTGCTCGAGAACGGGGAAAAGTCGGTCGGGGAGTTGGAAACCCTCACCGGTATCGGCCAGCCGGGGCTGTCGCAGCAGCTCGCCATTCTTCGCAAGGCCGAGCTGGTGCAGACGAGGCGCGATGCGAAGCTCGTATTCTACAGCCTTTCCTCGGACGCGTTGCGGGACACGGCGAGGCTGATTTGCGCATTGGGGGGCCTTTCCCCGAAGAGCAAGCCGATGACCACGAAAAGGGCTCAGTCGCGCGCGCGGGGTTCGGCGGCCGCCTTCGCCAAGATCCTGTAGCCGGCGCGGCGCGTCATTCCTCCTCGATCGGCGGCCTCGGCCGGCCGAACTGGTCGCACAGCATATCGATCAGCTGGCGGACGCCGTCGTCGGCGAGGCGATAGTAGATCGTCGTTCCCTCGCGGCGCGTGCGCACCAGGCCGCCGGCGCGCAGCTTGCCCAGGTGCTGCGAGACGCTGGACTGCGACTGCTCGCAAAGTTCCACCAGCTTGCCGACCGACAACTCTCCCTGGGTGAGGCGGCAGAGCAGCAGCAGTCGCTGCTCGTTGGCGAGCAGCTTCAGGATGTTCGCGGCTTCGGCCGCATGTTCCGCCAACTGCGCCAACGGCGTGTCGAGGGGCATCATCGGGTCGCGGGCCTCCCATCATCCCGAAGCAACACATAGATGGCCGGGATGACCAGAACAGTAAGCAGGGTCGAGGAGGCAAGCCCGAACAGGAGCGAGATCGCCAGGCCCTGGAATATGGGGTCGGTGAGGATCACGGCCGCGCCGATCATGGCGGCGAGCGCGGTCAGGAGGATCGGCTTGAACCGGATCGTACCAGCCTCGATGAGAACGTCCCGCAGCGGCTTGTCGGCCGTGGCCGCGTGCCGGATGAAGTCCACCAGCAGGATCGAGTTGCGCACGATGATCCCGGCCAAGGCGATGAAGCCGATCATCGACGTCGCCGTGAACGGCGCCCGGAACAGCATGTGGCCGATGACGATGCCGACCAGGGTCAGCGGCACCGGGGTCAGGATGACCAGCGGCAGGCGGAAGCTGCGGAACTGCGCGACGACCAGGACATAGATCCCCAGCAGGGCGACCATGAAGGCCGCGCCCATGTCGCGGAACGTGACCCAGGTGATTTCCCATTCCCCGTCCCAAAGCATGGATGACACGCTTTCGTCCGTCGGCTGCCCGTTGAGCCGGATGACGGGCTTTGAAAGGCCCTTGCCGGCCCAATCGTACTCGTTCACGGCGCGATCGACCGCCAGCATGCCGTAGATCGGCGCTTCATAGGCGCCGGCGAGTTCGGCCGTCACCATGTCGGCGTAACGGCCGTCGCGCCGGAAGATGGCGAGGCCGCCGGTCTCGGTCCTGGCTTCGACCACGGCGCCCAGGTCGATGAGCTGACCGCTCGACGTCCGTGCGATGGGCGTGCTCGAAAGGGTCTGCGTCCAGCTCCGGTCCTTTTGCTCTAGCGCGACGGTGATCG
This region includes:
- a CDS encoding metalloregulator ArsR/SmtB family transcription factor, coding for MTTFTDKELDAITDVLKALAHDVRLKLMRTLLENGEKSVGELETLTGIGQPGLSQQLAILRKAELVQTRRDAKLVFYSLSSDALRDTARLICALGGLSPKSKPMTTKRAQSRARGSAAAFAKIL
- a CDS encoding metalloregulator ArsR/SmtB family transcription factor, with the translated sequence MMPLDTPLAQLAEHAAEAANILKLLANEQRLLLLCRLTQGELSVGKLVELCEQSQSSVSQHLGKLRAGGLVRTRREGTTIYYRLADDGVRQLIDMLCDQFGRPRPPIEEE